A region from the Panicum hallii strain FIL2 chromosome 1, PHallii_v3.1, whole genome shotgun sequence genome encodes:
- the LOC112896506 gene encoding predicted GPI-anchored protein 58: MSLPLPCSLDASARTCLLPLPCSLDASARTCLLPRAFRTPSSIACLRLCHSTSALCQHLGAAHPAPTAAASSACAGPRLLQFTPSTTVPSHCRPRAFTRRARSVLAASPPSASACAHPGPPLRALPLLTRAHPCATGSRSPRSPSRHACPAPASARHEPPRAPELRLGHLQSACALAPAPTAALPAHAREPSTLLARRLPACCGRSGLAEPHAPDLPLGPRRPALAWAGLRVKPPWAELQPPPGALRRLLPRAWGPPGLLLWCLC, translated from the exons ATGTCGCTCCCGCTcccgtgctcgcttgacgccagtgctCGCACATGCCTGCTCCCGCTcccgtgctcgcttgacgccagtgctCGCACatgcctgctcccgcgcgcgttcCGCACACCATCCTCCATCGCATGCCTCCGCTTGTGCCATTCCACATCCGCGCTCTGCCAGCACCTAGGCGCCGCTCACCCAGCTCCTACCGCGGCCGCCTCTTCTGCTTGCGCCGGCCCTCGCCTGCTCCAGTTCACACCATCCACCACTGTGCCGAGCCACTGCCGTCCGCGTGCCTTCActcgccgcgcgcgctccgttCTGGCCGCCAGCCCGCCGTCGGCGTCCGCCTGCGctcacccgggcccgccgctccgcgcgctgccgctgctCACGCGCGCTCACCCGTGCGCCACCGGCTCCCGCAGCCCGCGCtcgccgagccgccacgcgtgccccgcgccggcctccgcccgccACGAGCCTCCACGCGCTCCAGAGCTCCGCCTGGGCCACCTGCAGAGCGCCTGCGCGCTAGCCCCCGCGCCTACAGCCGCCCTGCCTGCGCACGCTCGCGAGCCGTCCACGCTGCTCGCC CGCCGCTTGCCTGCCTGCTGCGGCCGCTCGGGCCTGGCCGAGCCGCACGCGCCCGACCTGCCGCTcgggccccgccgccccgcgctcgcctgggccggcctccgcgtCAAGCCGCCCTGGGCCGAGCTGCAaccgccgcccggcgccttGCGCCGCTTACTCCCGCGCGCTTGGGGGCCGCCCGGCCTGCTCCTGTGGTGCCTGTGCTGA